In one Thioclava sp. ES.031 genomic region, the following are encoded:
- a CDS encoding carboxymuconolactone decarboxylase family protein: MTDDFSKLFSNMMEQSAEMARLFNPALESFNPAAMEKLFPTMSKDMMEMWFGKTFNREGLDSRTRLLVTIAALTVLGAQADSQLRLTIRHALEAGATQREIAEVIFQMSMFGGVPAMTRALEIAQSVFDENSGENE; the protein is encoded by the coding sequence ATGACCGACGATTTTTCGAAACTCTTTAGCAACATGATGGAGCAGTCGGCCGAGATGGCGCGGCTGTTCAATCCGGCGCTGGAAAGTTTCAATCCGGCTGCGATGGAGAAACTCTTCCCCACCATGTCGAAGGACATGATGGAGATGTGGTTCGGCAAGACCTTCAACCGCGAAGGGCTCGACAGCCGGACGCGGCTTCTGGTGACGATCGCCGCGCTCACGGTGTTGGGCGCGCAAGCGGACTCGCAGCTGCGCCTGACGATCCGCCACGCGCTCGAGGCCGGGGCCACGCAACGCGAGATCGCCGAGGTGATCTTTCAGATGAGCATGTTCGGCGGGGTGCCCGCCATGACCCGCGCGCTCGAGATCGCGCAATCGGTCTTCGACGAGAATTCGGGAGAGAACGAATGA
- the nuoN gene encoding NADH-quinone oxidoreductase subunit NuoN, which yields MTSADFSIVLPEFLLAVYAMVALLTGVWFGKDKLAPTLLWITSGVMLVIAAWIGLAEVGSHEAFGGLFIDDAFSRFTKVMILVSAALVLAMGTDYMQRRGLLRFEYPILATLAVIGMMMMVSAGNLMSLYMGLELQSLALYIVAALRRESEKSSEAGLKYFVLGALSSGILLYGASLTYGFAGTTQFAGIIEVVQEGHLPIGLLFGMVFLIAGLAFKVSAVPFHMWTPDVYEGSPTPVTAFFATAPKVAATALIARLLFDAFGQVPAEWGQILALLAGLSMVWGSVAAIGQTNIKRLMAYSSITHMGFVLLGLSAGTAEGVQAMLTYMAIYVTMNVGVFAFMLSMERDGQPVTDIKSLNQYARQDPTKALAMLVLLFSLAGVPPFLGFFAKFAVLQAALHAGYIWLVLLGVIASVVAAFYYLRIVFYMYFGKETDPLDNRMPAIQWGLLMVSALAMLIGIFNLFGIEGAAQAAAAALVN from the coding sequence ATGACTTCTGCGGATTTCTCGATCGTCCTTCCGGAGTTTTTGCTCGCCGTCTACGCGATGGTGGCGCTGCTCACGGGTGTGTGGTTCGGCAAGGACAAACTTGCGCCGACCCTGCTGTGGATCACCTCCGGCGTCATGCTGGTGATCGCGGCCTGGATCGGTCTGGCCGAGGTAGGGTCGCATGAGGCCTTCGGTGGCCTCTTCATCGACGACGCGTTCTCGCGCTTCACCAAGGTGATGATCCTGGTCTCGGCTGCGCTGGTTCTCGCGATGGGCACCGATTACATGCAGCGCCGCGGGTTGCTGCGCTTCGAATACCCGATCCTCGCGACGCTGGCCGTCATCGGCATGATGATGATGGTCTCGGCGGGCAACCTGATGTCGCTCTACATGGGCCTCGAGCTGCAATCGCTCGCGCTCTACATCGTGGCCGCGCTGCGCCGCGAGAGCGAAAAGAGCTCGGAAGCGGGTCTGAAGTATTTCGTGCTCGGCGCGCTCTCCTCGGGCATCCTGCTCTATGGCGCGTCGCTGACCTATGGCTTCGCGGGCACCACGCAATTCGCGGGTATCATCGAAGTGGTTCAAGAAGGTCACCTGCCGATCGGTCTGCTGTTCGGCATGGTCTTCCTGATCGCCGGTCTCGCCTTCAAGGTCTCGGCGGTGCCGTTCCACATGTGGACGCCCGACGTCTATGAAGGCTCGCCCACGCCGGTCACCGCCTTCTTCGCCACCGCGCCGAAAGTGGCGGCGACGGCGCTGATCGCACGGCTCCTCTTTGACGCCTTCGGTCAGGTGCCGGCGGAGTGGGGCCAGATCCTCGCGCTGCTCGCGGGCCTGTCGATGGTCTGGGGTTCGGTCGCGGCGATCGGTCAGACGAACATCAAACGCCTGATGGCCTATTCCTCGATCACCCATATGGGCTTCGTGCTGCTGGGTCTCTCGGCGGGCACCGCCGAGGGCGTGCAGGCGATGCTGACTTATATGGCGATCTACGTGACGATGAATGTCGGCGTCTTCGCCTTCATGCTCTCGATGGAGCGTGACGGCCAGCCGGTGACCGATATCAAGTCGCTGAACCAATATGCCCGTCAGGATCCGACCAAGGCGCTGGCGATGCTGGTGCTGCTGTTCTCGCTTGCGGGCGTGCCGCCGTTCCTGGGCTTCTTCGCCAAGTTCGCGGTGCTTCAGGCGGCGCTGCATGCGGGCTATATCTGGCTCGTGCTGCTGGGCGTGATCGCCTCGGTCGTGGCGGCCTTCTACTACCTGCGGATCGTGTTCTACATGTATTTCGGCAAGGAGACGGACCCGCTGGACAACCGGATGCCCGCGATCCAATGGGGGCTTCTGATGGTCTCCGCGCTGGCGATGCTGATCGGTATCTTCAACCTCTTCGGCATCGAGGGCGCGGCCCAGGCTGCGGCGGCGGCTCTTGTCAACTGA
- the nuoG gene encoding NADH-quinone oxidoreductase subunit NuoG produces the protein MADLRKIIIDGNEVEVDPNLTLIQACEQAGIEIPRFCYHERLSIAGNCRMCLVEVVGGPPKPAASCAMQVRDMRPGPEGAPPVIKTNSPMVKKAREGVMEFLLINHPLDCPICDQGGECDLQDQAMAYGVDFSRYREPKRAATELNLGPLVETHMTRCISCTRCVRFTTEVAGITQMGQTGRGEDAEIANYLNMTLDSNMQGNIIDLCPVGALVSKPYAFTARPWELTKTETVDVMDAVGSNIRVDTKGREVMRILPRNNDDVNEEWISDKTRFVWDGLRRQRLDRPYVRVDGKLKPASWGEALSAAAEAMKGKKVAGLVGDLVSTEAAFSLKQLIEGLGGTVECRTDGARLPVGNRYGYVGNATIADLDNAEMVQIIGANPAVEAPVLNARIRKAWAKGATVGLVGEACDLTYDYVHVGTDRAALAELSGKTISDETKAKNTVVIIGQGALNEADGEAVLAHAMKLAENSNAKFMVLHTAAARVGAMDVGAVTEGGLLAAIDGAEVIYNMGADEVEITPRAEGGPFVIYQGSHGDRGANRADVILPGAAYTEENGLFVNTEGRPQLAFRAAFPPGEAKENWAILRALSAELDAKQPWDTLAGLRRAMVAEVPHLAQVDQVVENEVQAIEPRDMGKATFRLPIHEFYLTNPIARASVVMGECASLAKARAEAPVAAE, from the coding sequence CTGCGCGATGCAGGTGCGCGACATGCGCCCGGGGCCGGAAGGCGCACCGCCGGTGATCAAGACGAACTCGCCGATGGTCAAGAAGGCTCGCGAGGGGGTGATGGAGTTCCTGCTCATCAACCACCCGCTCGACTGCCCGATCTGCGACCAGGGCGGCGAATGCGATTTGCAAGACCAGGCAATGGCTTACGGGGTGGACTTCAGTCGCTACCGCGAGCCCAAGCGCGCCGCGACCGAGCTGAACCTCGGCCCGCTGGTCGAGACCCATATGACGCGCTGCATCTCCTGCACCCGCTGCGTGCGCTTCACCACCGAAGTCGCGGGCATCACCCAGATGGGCCAGACCGGCCGGGGCGAGGATGCGGAGATCGCGAACTACCTGAACATGACGCTCGACTCGAACATGCAGGGCAACATCATCGACCTGTGCCCGGTGGGCGCGCTGGTCTCGAAGCCCTACGCGTTCACCGCGCGTCCGTGGGAGCTGACGAAGACCGAGACCGTGGACGTGATGGACGCCGTGGGCTCGAACATCCGCGTCGATACCAAGGGGCGCGAAGTGATGCGCATCCTGCCGCGCAACAATGACGACGTGAACGAGGAGTGGATTTCCGACAAGACCCGCTTCGTCTGGGACGGCCTGCGCCGCCAGCGTCTCGACCGGCCCTACGTCCGCGTCGATGGCAAGCTGAAGCCCGCAAGCTGGGGCGAGGCGCTGAGCGCCGCCGCCGAGGCGATGAAGGGCAAGAAAGTCGCCGGTCTGGTGGGCGATTTGGTCTCGACCGAGGCCGCTTTCTCGCTCAAGCAGCTGATCGAAGGTCTGGGAGGCACGGTCGAATGCCGCACCGATGGCGCGCGTCTGCCGGTCGGCAACCGCTACGGCTATGTCGGCAACGCGACGATCGCCGATCTGGATAACGCCGAGATGGTGCAGATCATCGGCGCGAACCCGGCGGTGGAAGCGCCCGTTCTGAACGCCCGCATCCGCAAGGCATGGGCCAAGGGCGCGACTGTCGGTCTCGTCGGGGAAGCCTGCGATCTGACCTATGACTACGTCCATGTCGGCACCGACCGCGCGGCGCTTGCCGAACTGTCGGGCAAGACGATCTCGGACGAGACGAAGGCGAAGAACACCGTCGTTATCATCGGGCAGGGCGCTCTGAACGAAGCCGATGGCGAGGCGGTTCTGGCCCATGCGATGAAGCTGGCCGAGAATTCCAACGCCAAGTTCATGGTGCTGCACACCGCTGCGGCCCGTGTCGGCGCGATGGATGTGGGCGCTGTGACCGAGGGCGGTCTGCTCGCGGCCATCGACGGCGCCGAAGTGATCTACAACATGGGCGCCGACGAGGTGGAGATCACCCCGCGCGCCGAGGGTGGGCCCTTCGTGATCTATCAGGGCAGCCACGGTGATCGCGGGGCGAACCGCGCCGACGTGATCCTGCCGGGCGCGGCCTATACGGAAGAGAACGGCCTCTTCGTGAACACCGAGGGGCGTCCGCAGCTGGCTTTCCGCGCGGCTTTCCCGCCGGGCGAGGCGAAAGAGAACTGGGCGATCCTGCGCGCGCTCTCGGCCGAGCTCGACGCCAAGCAGCCTTGGGACACGCTGGCCGGTCTGCGCCGCGCGATGGTGGCAGAGGTGCCGCATCTGGCGCAGGTCGATCAGGTCGTGGAGAACGAAGTGCAGGCGATCGAGCCGCGCGACATGGGCAAGGCGACCTTCCGTCTGCCGATCCACGAATTCTACCTGACCAACCCGATCGCACGGGCCTCCGTCGTGATGGGCGAATGCGCCAGCCTCGCGAAAGCGCGGGCCGAAGCGCCGGTCGCCGCCGAGTGA
- a CDS encoding NADH-quinone oxidoreductase subunit M, with amino-acid sequence MQHLLSIVIFTPAVAALILALVLRGGSPEADRNAKWVALTATSVTFLISLFLLAGFDPSNTGFQFMEKYTWIMGFQYRVGVDGLSILFVMLTTFMMPLVIVGSWNVTDRVKEYMIAFLVLETLMVGTFVTLDLVLFYLFFEAGLIPMFLIIGIWGGKQRVYAAFKFFLYTFFGSVFMLVSIIYIYFHTGTTDMPGLLVYEFPYTPVHILGITIPGGVQTLLWLGFFISFAIKMPLWPVHTWLPAAHVQAPTAGSVVLAAVLLKLADYGFLRFSLPMFPVGNLVVGPWAMWLAVIAIIWTSLVALVQTDIKRVIAYSSVAHMAVVLLGIFSGTQQGIEGGIFMVVAHGFTSAALFLAVGVVYDRMHTREISAYGGLVKRMPAYATIFMFFTMANVGLPGTANFVGEFLILVGVFQVNTWVAVFATTSVILSAAYALWLYRRVVFGDLIKESLRAITDLSTREKWIFAPLVAMTLLLGVYPDLVTNIIGPSVTNLVQNYHDALPDNLLSDLVEH; translated from the coding sequence ATGCAACACCTGCTTTCCATCGTCATCTTCACGCCCGCCGTGGCGGCGCTGATCCTCGCGCTGGTTCTGCGCGGCGGCTCGCCCGAGGCGGACCGGAACGCGAAATGGGTGGCGCTGACCGCGACGTCGGTCACCTTCCTGATCTCGCTGTTCCTGCTGGCCGGGTTCGACCCGTCCAACACCGGCTTCCAGTTCATGGAGAAATACACCTGGATCATGGGGTTCCAGTACCGCGTGGGTGTCGACGGCCTGTCGATCCTCTTCGTGATGCTGACCACCTTCATGATGCCGCTGGTGATCGTCGGTAGCTGGAACGTCACCGACCGGGTGAAGGAATACATGATCGCCTTCCTCGTCCTCGAGACGCTGATGGTGGGCACCTTCGTGACGCTCGATCTGGTGCTGTTCTACCTGTTTTTCGAAGCGGGCCTGATCCCGATGTTCCTGATCATCGGTATCTGGGGGGGCAAGCAGCGCGTTTACGCCGCGTTCAAGTTCTTCCTCTACACCTTCTTCGGCTCGGTCTTCATGCTGGTGTCGATCATCTACATCTACTTCCACACCGGAACGACGGACATGCCGGGGCTGCTCGTCTACGAGTTCCCATACACACCGGTGCACATACTCGGGATAACGATCCCCGGCGGGGTGCAAACGCTGCTCTGGCTCGGCTTCTTCATCTCCTTCGCGATCAAGATGCCGCTCTGGCCGGTGCACACCTGGCTGCCTGCCGCGCACGTGCAGGCGCCGACGGCCGGTTCGGTCGTGCTGGCCGCGGTGCTGCTGAAGCTCGCCGATTACGGTTTCCTGCGCTTCTCGCTGCCGATGTTCCCGGTGGGCAACCTCGTGGTTGGCCCCTGGGCGATGTGGCTCGCGGTGATCGCGATCATCTGGACCTCGCTGGTGGCGCTGGTGCAGACCGATATCAAGCGCGTCATCGCCTACAGCTCGGTCGCGCACATGGCCGTCGTGCTGCTCGGGATTTTCTCGGGCACGCAGCAGGGCATCGAGGGCGGTATCTTCATGGTTGTCGCGCACGGTTTCACCTCGGCGGCGCTGTTCCTCGCGGTGGGTGTGGTCTACGACCGGATGCATACGCGCGAGATCTCGGCCTATGGCGGCCTGGTGAAGCGCATGCCTGCCTATGCGACGATCTTCATGTTCTTCACGATGGCCAATGTCGGCCTTCCCGGCACCGCCAATTTCGTCGGCGAGTTCCTGATCCTCGTGGGCGTCTTCCAGGTGAATACCTGGGTTGCGGTCTTCGCCACGACGAGCGTGATCCTGTCGGCGGCCTATGCGCTCTGGCTCTATCGCCGGGTCGTCTTCGGCGACCTGATCAAGGAGAGCCTGCGTGCGATCACCGACTTGAGCACGCGCGAGAAATGGATTTTCGCGCCGCTGGTCGCGATGACGTTGTTGCTCGGGGTCTATCCTGATCTCGTGACCAACATCATCGGGCCGTCGGTGACGAACCTTGTCCAGAACTATCACGATGCCTTGCCGGACAACCTTCTGTCCGACCTGGTCGAACACTGA
- a CDS encoding NADH-quinone oxidoreductase subunit J, translating into MTVFAFAFYLFAITAVVAGFMVVISKNPVHSVLWLILTFLSAAGLFVLLGSEFVAMLLIIVYVGAVAVLFLFVVMMLDVDFSALKGELARYMPLGLLIGVVMLVQLGIAFGAWQTSDMAESLRADPVPEGMTNAQAIGLLVYDKYLYLFQTAGLILLVAMIGAILLTLRHRTNVKRQNVIAQMHRDPSKTMEMVDVKPGQGL; encoded by the coding sequence ATGACGGTGTTTGCTTTCGCCTTCTACCTTTTCGCCATTACGGCGGTGGTCGCGGGCTTCATGGTGGTGATTTCCAAGAACCCGGTCCATTCGGTGCTCTGGCTGATCCTCACCTTCCTGTCGGCAGCGGGGCTTTTCGTGCTTCTGGGCTCGGAATTCGTCGCGATGCTGTTGATCATCGTCTATGTCGGCGCGGTCGCGGTGCTCTTCCTCTTCGTGGTGATGATGCTCGATGTCGACTTCTCCGCCCTCAAGGGGGAGCTGGCGCGCTACATGCCGCTGGGCCTCCTGATCGGGGTCGTGATGCTGGTGCAGCTGGGTATCGCCTTCGGCGCATGGCAGACCTCGGACATGGCGGAAAGCCTGCGTGCCGATCCGGTGCCCGAGGGCATGACCAACGCGCAGGCGATCGGCCTGCTCGTTTATGACAAATACCTCTACCTCTTCCAGACGGCGGGCCTGATCCTGCTGGTCGCGATGATCGGGGCGATCCTTCTGACGCTGCGCCATCGCACCAACGTTAAGCGCCAGAACGTCATCGCGCAGATGCATCGCGATCCGTCCAAGACGATGGAAATGGTGGACGTCAAACCGGGGCAGGGGCTGTGA
- the nuoL gene encoding NADH-quinone oxidoreductase subunit L, producing the protein METIILFAPLVGAILGGFGWRVIGEKGAMVLTTGLLFLAALLSWIVFLTLGDQTQHIHVLNWITSGELDVSWAIRMDRLTAIMLIVVTTVSSLVHLYSWGYMAHDENFDEGKGENYKARFFAYLSFFTFTMLMLVTSDNLLQMFFGWEGVGVASYLLIGFYYKKPSANAAAMKAFIVNRVGDFGFLLGMFGLFYMTGSLQLDDVFSAAPALSETNLDFLWGSWNAVELCAFLLFVGAMGKSAQLFLHTWLPDAMEGPTPVSALIHAATMVTAGVFLVCRMSPVYEYAPHAQTFIVVIGASTAFFAATVGLVQNDIKRVIAYSTCSQLGYMFAAAGVGVYSVAMFHLLTHAFFKALLFLSAGSVITAMHHEQDMRNYGGLRKKVPLTFWAMIFGTLAITGVGIPFTHLGFAGFLSKDAIIESVWGGTGAGYAFWLLVIAAAFTSFYSWRLIFMTFFGKPRGDHHAHDHAKESPWVMTVPLVVLSFGAIFAGMIWYNVFFGDHAKLVKFFGLPAHAEQTADAGHATNGEAAQTGEGAHGAEPPVPDATMSEQQAEAELMDEAKTSPDVGVSTAVIKYPGVAPQGAIYMGQENEVIDKAHHAPAWVKVSPFVAMLGGLLVAWLFYIKDTSLPKRLAEAQPGLYRFLLNKWYFDELYERIFVRPALWFGYQFWKKGDEGSIDRVIDGMAVGIVPTFTRFLNRMQSGYLFHYAFAMVIGIVGLMLWVVLNGGAN; encoded by the coding sequence ATGGAAACGATCATTCTCTTTGCGCCGCTGGTCGGTGCGATCCTTGGTGGCTTCGGCTGGCGGGTGATCGGCGAAAAGGGCGCGATGGTCCTGACCACGGGCCTTCTGTTCCTCGCCGCTCTGCTCAGCTGGATCGTGTTCCTCACGCTGGGCGATCAGACGCAGCACATTCACGTCCTGAACTGGATCACTTCGGGGGAGCTGGATGTCTCGTGGGCGATCCGGATGGACCGACTGACCGCGATCATGCTGATCGTGGTGACGACGGTCTCCTCGCTCGTGCATCTCTACTCGTGGGGCTACATGGCCCATGACGAGAATTTCGACGAGGGGAAGGGCGAGAACTACAAGGCACGCTTCTTCGCCTACCTGTCCTTCTTCACCTTCACCATGTTGATGCTGGTGACCTCGGACAACCTGCTGCAGATGTTCTTCGGCTGGGAAGGCGTCGGTGTCGCCTCCTACCTGCTGATCGGTTTCTACTACAAGAAACCCTCGGCCAACGCGGCGGCGATGAAGGCCTTCATCGTCAACCGTGTCGGCGATTTCGGCTTCCTGCTGGGGATGTTCGGTCTGTTCTACATGACCGGCTCGCTGCAGCTGGACGACGTCTTCTCGGCGGCGCCGGCCTTGTCAGAGACCAATCTCGACTTCCTCTGGGGGTCCTGGAACGCGGTCGAGCTCTGTGCCTTCCTGCTCTTCGTGGGTGCGATGGGTAAATCGGCGCAGCTCTTCCTGCACACATGGTTGCCGGACGCGATGGAAGGCCCGACGCCTGTGTCGGCGCTGATCCACGCCGCGACCATGGTGACCGCAGGCGTGTTCCTGGTCTGCCGCATGTCGCCGGTCTATGAATACGCTCCGCATGCGCAGACCTTCATCGTCGTGATCGGCGCCTCGACCGCCTTCTTCGCCGCGACCGTGGGTCTGGTGCAGAACGACATCAAGCGCGTCATCGCCTATTCGACCTGTTCGCAGCTGGGTTACATGTTCGCGGCGGCCGGTGTCGGCGTCTACTCGGTGGCGATGTTCCACCTGCTGACCCACGCGTTCTTCAAAGCGCTGCTGTTCCTTTCGGCGGGCTCGGTCATCACCGCGATGCACCACGAGCAGGACATGCGGAACTATGGCGGCCTTCGCAAAAAGGTGCCGCTGACCTTCTGGGCGATGATCTTCGGCACGCTGGCGATCACCGGGGTCGGCATTCCCTTCACTCATCTCGGCTTCGCAGGCTTCCTCTCGAAAGACGCGATCATCGAGAGCGTCTGGGGCGGCACGGGTGCAGGCTATGCCTTCTGGCTTCTGGTCATCGCGGCGGCCTTCACGTCCTTCTACTCGTGGCGCCTGATCTTCATGACCTTCTTCGGCAAGCCGCGCGGCGATCATCATGCGCATGATCACGCCAAGGAAAGCCCGTGGGTCATGACCGTGCCGCTGGTGGTGCTGTCCTTCGGCGCGATCTTCGCCGGGATGATCTGGTACAACGTCTTCTTCGGCGATCACGCGAAGCTGGTGAAGTTCTTCGGGCTTCCCGCCCATGCCGAGCAGACGGCGGATGCGGGGCACGCGACGAATGGCGAGGCCGCGCAGACCGGTGAGGGCGCCCATGGCGCAGAGCCGCCGGTGCCGGATGCGACCATGTCCGAGCAGCAGGCCGAGGCCGAGCTGATGGACGAGGCCAAGACCTCGCCGGATGTCGGCGTCTCGACGGCGGTGATCAAGTATCCGGGCGTCGCACCTCAGGGCGCGATCTACATGGGTCAGGAAAACGAGGTCATCGACAAGGCGCACCACGCGCCGGCCTGGGTCAAGGTTTCGCCCTTCGTGGCGATGCTTGGCGGGCTTCTCGTGGCATGGCTGTTCTACATCAAGGACACCAGCCTGCCGAAGCGGCTCGCCGAGGCGCAGCCGGGCCTGTACCGCTTCCTGCTCAACAAGTGGTATTTCGACGAGCTGTACGAGCGCATCTTCGTGCGCCCGGCGCTCTGGTTCGGCTATCAATTCTGGAAGAAAGGGGACGAGGGCTCGATTGACCGAGTTATCGACGGCATGGCCGTTGGCATCGTCCCGACATTCACGAGGTTCCTTAACAGGATGCAATCGGGCTATCTGTTCCACTACGCCTTCGCCATGGTGATCGGGATTGTCGGTCTCATGCTCTGGGTCGTCCTCAACGGGGGGGCGAACTGA
- the nuoI gene encoding NADH-quinone oxidoreductase subunit NuoI, with protein MAFDYNRAAKYFLLVDFIKGFGLGMRYFFAPKPTLNYPHEKGPLSPRFRGEHALRRYPNGEERCIACKLCEAICPAQAITIDAEPRADGSRRTTRYDIDMTKCIYCGFCQEACPVDAIVEGPNFEFSTETREELFYDKQKLLENGARWEAEIARNLELDAPYR; from the coding sequence ATGGCTTTCGACTATAACCGCGCTGCCAAGTATTTCCTGCTGGTGGACTTCATCAAAGGCTTCGGCCTGGGGATGCGCTATTTCTTCGCGCCGAAACCTACGCTGAACTACCCGCACGAGAAGGGCCCGCTGTCGCCGCGCTTCCGTGGCGAGCACGCCCTGCGCCGCTACCCCAACGGGGAAGAGCGCTGCATCGCGTGCAAACTGTGCGAGGCGATCTGCCCGGCGCAGGCGATCACGATCGACGCGGAACCCCGCGCCGACGGCTCGCGCCGCACGACGCGCTACGACATCGACATGACGAAATGCATCTATTGCGGCTTCTGTCAGGAAGCCTGCCCGGTGGATGCGATCGTCGAAGGTCCGAATTTCGAATTCTCGACCGAGACCCGCGAGGAGCTGTTCTACGACAAGCAGAAGCTCCTTGAGAACGGGGCCCGCTGGGAAGCCGAGATTGCCCGCAACCTCGAACTGGATGCGCCTTACAGATGA
- the nuoK gene encoding NADH-quinone oxidoreductase subunit NuoK produces the protein MIGLEHYLGVAAALFVIGIFGIFVNRKNVIVIMMSIELMLLAVNINLVAFSAYLGDLVGQIFTLFVLTVAAAEAAIGLAILVVFFRNRGSIEVEDVNVMKG, from the coding sequence ATGATCGGATTGGAACATTACCTTGGCGTGGCTGCCGCGCTGTTCGTGATCGGCATTTTCGGGATCTTCGTGAACCGCAAGAACGTGATCGTCATCATGATGTCGATCGAACTGATGCTGTTGGCGGTGAATATCAACCTGGTGGCCTTCTCGGCCTATCTGGGGGACCTCGTCGGACAGATCTTCACCCTCTTCGTGCTGACCGTTGCGGCAGCCGAGGCCGCGATCGGCCTTGCGATCCTCGTGGTCTTCTTCCGCAACCGCGGTTCGATCGAGGTCGAAGACGTCAACGTGATGAAGGGATAA
- the nuoH gene encoding NADH-quinone oxidoreductase subunit NuoH, protein MAEFFATPFGIFLLIVLQSLAVIAFVMLSMIWLVYGDRKIWAAVQMRRGPNVVGPWGLMQTFADALKYVVKEIVVPAGADKFVYFLAPILSFVLALLTFSVIPFADGWVLADINVALLFVFAASSLEVYGVIMGGWASNSKYPFLGSLRSAAQMISYEVSIGLIIIGVIISTGSMNLSTIVRAQDTGWGLLGWYWLPHLPMVALFFISALAETNRPPFDLPEAESELVAGFMVEYSSTPYLLFMAGEYIAIWLMCALMSILFFGGWLSPIPGLPDGVLWMFAKMVFFFFMFAMVKAIVPRYRYDQLMRIGWKVFLPLSLAWVVIISFLAKFEIFGHFWARWAMGS, encoded by the coding sequence ATGGCTGAATTCTTCGCGACACCTTTCGGGATCTTCCTGCTGATCGTGCTGCAGAGCTTGGCGGTTATCGCCTTCGTGATGCTTTCGATGATCTGGCTGGTCTATGGCGACCGGAAGATCTGGGCTGCCGTGCAGATGCGTCGCGGGCCGAACGTCGTCGGGCCCTGGGGCCTGATGCAGACCTTCGCGGATGCGCTGAAATATGTGGTCAAGGAAATCGTCGTGCCGGCGGGCGCCGACAAGTTCGTCTATTTCCTCGCCCCGATCCTTAGCTTCGTGCTCGCACTCCTGACCTTCTCGGTGATCCCGTTTGCCGACGGTTGGGTGCTGGCCGATATCAACGTAGCCCTTCTGTTCGTCTTCGCGGCCTCCTCGCTCGAGGTGTACGGCGTGATCATGGGCGGCTGGGCGTCGAACTCGAAATACCCGTTCCTCGGCTCGCTCCGCTCGGCCGCGCAGATGATCTCCTATGAGGTCTCGATCGGCCTGATCATCATCGGGGTGATCATCTCGACCGGCTCGATGAACCTGTCGACCATCGTGCGCGCGCAGGATACCGGCTGGGGCCTTCTGGGCTGGTATTGGCTGCCCCACCTGCCGATGGTGGCGCTGTTCTTCATCTCGGCGCTGGCCGAGACCAACCGCCCGCCTTTCGACCTTCCGGAAGCGGAATCCGAACTCGTCGCGGGCTTCATGGTGGAATACAGCTCGACCCCGTATCTGCTGTTCATGGCCGGCGAATATATCGCGATCTGGCTGATGTGCGCGCTGATGTCGATCCTGTTCTTCGGCGGCTGGCTGTCCCCGATCCCGGGCCTGCCCGACGGGGTGCTGTGGATGTTCGCCAAGATGGTGTTCTTCTTCTTCATGTTCGCGATGGTGAAGGCGATCGTGCCGCGCTACCGCTACGACCAGCTCATGCGGATTGGCTGGAAAGTCTTCCTGCCGCTGTCGCTGGCGTGGGTGGTGATCATCTCCTTCCTCGCGAAATTCGAAATCTTCGGGCACTTCTGGGCCCGCTGGGCGATGGGGAGCTGA